A stretch of the Saprospiraceae bacterium genome encodes the following:
- a CDS encoding T9SS type A sorting domain-containing protein → MKSFFTFLAMSLCGITFSQISYTSANAPKPGHKSEYKYLETIQGIDLNALTQAGSDKTWNITGQDVDGNREGFISIDAYPFKNYFPTANLASVDLDEPDTTFSIYEVNTDGVYWLGSYDTSTTIVWKDKYIFVPFPLNYGQNFQNGTEADVTQGTTSGKIEIQSNANVDGWGMLTTNEGTYPVLKVKTKQITEITVSGIPFGSSTFEYHHWYASGIVGPVAEFTISETESIFTGIENDTTIRFLHKQELVADENIETAIPKLILTPNPATDYFQMEIKGIDFDQAAYSLINAEGKTVGSGNFNKNQNQPIAIQNLPAGNYFVQLILDKKTLLFEILHKK, encoded by the coding sequence ATGAAGTCATTTTTTACATTTTTAGCGATGAGTTTATGCGGAATTACATTTTCTCAAATAAGCTATACCTCGGCCAACGCACCCAAACCAGGTCACAAATCTGAATATAAATATCTTGAAACTATTCAGGGAATTGACTTGAATGCATTGACCCAGGCCGGTTCAGATAAAACTTGGAATATTACAGGTCAGGACGTGGACGGAAATAGGGAAGGGTTTATTTCGATAGATGCCTATCCTTTTAAAAATTATTTTCCTACTGCAAATTTGGCTAGTGTTGATTTGGATGAACCAGATACAACATTTTCCATTTATGAAGTAAACACGGATGGAGTTTATTGGTTGGGTTCTTACGATACCAGCACTACCATCGTATGGAAAGACAAATATATTTTTGTTCCCTTTCCTTTAAATTACGGACAAAATTTTCAGAATGGAACAGAAGCGGATGTAACACAAGGAACCACTTCAGGAAAAATTGAAATTCAATCCAATGCAAATGTGGATGGTTGGGGTATGCTGACTACTAATGAGGGTACATATCCGGTACTAAAAGTAAAAACCAAACAAATTACTGAAATTACAGTATCAGGAATTCCATTCGGTAGTTCTACGTTTGAATACCATCATTGGTATGCTTCCGGAATTGTTGGCCCGGTTGCTGAATTTACCATAAGTGAAACAGAATCAATTTTTACCGGAATCGAAAATGATACGACCATTCGTTTTCTTCATAAACAAGAATTGGTTGCAGATGAAAACATAGAAACAGCAATTCCAAAATTAATCTTGACTCCAAATCCAGCAACTGATTATTTTCAAATGGAAATCAAAGGAATTGATTTTGATCAGGCAGCTTATTCATTGATTAATGCAGAAGGCAAAACAGTTGGTTCAGGAAATTTTAATAAGAATCAAAATCAACCAATTGCAATTCAAAACCTACCGGCGGGAAATTATTTTGTACAGCTGATATTAGATAAAAAAACATTGTTATTTGAAATTCTCCATAAAAAGTAA
- a CDS encoding cystathionine gamma-synthase yields the protein MKFNTKVIHSGVHPDPSTGAIMTPIFQTSTYVQDGPGNHKGFEYARTQNPTRQVLEENLAALENGYGGICFGSGLAAMDAVIKLLKSGDEVLATNDLYGGSYRLLVRIFKQFGIDSRFIPMQDAQFVASQIKDNTKLIWIETPTNPMLNIVDIAAICQLAKQRNILVCVDNTFASPYLQTPLDLGADLVLHSATKYLGGHSDVVHGAIISKTKELYEALKFIQNASGAVPGPMDCFLVLRGIKTLHLRVQRSCDNAKQIANYLVKHPKISRVLYPGFEDHPGHLIAKKQMNDFGAMISFDLKDGQFETAKGILSKTKIFACAESLGGVESLIGHPASMTHASIPKEDRLANGLTDSLIRLSIGVEDVNDLIADLDQAI from the coding sequence ATGAAATTCAACACAAAAGTGATTCATTCAGGAGTGCATCCGGATCCTTCAACAGGGGCGATCATGACACCAATTTTTCAAACGTCTACCTACGTTCAGGATGGCCCTGGAAATCATAAAGGATTTGAATATGCACGCACTCAAAATCCTACCCGACAAGTGCTTGAAGAAAATTTAGCAGCGCTCGAAAATGGTTATGGTGGAATTTGTTTTGGCAGTGGATTGGCTGCTATGGATGCGGTAATTAAATTATTGAAAAGTGGAGATGAAGTACTCGCAACAAACGATTTGTATGGAGGCTCGTATCGCTTGCTTGTGCGAATATTTAAACAATTTGGAATTGATAGCAGATTTATACCCATGCAGGATGCTCAGTTTGTTGCATCCCAAATTAAAGACAATACCAAATTGATCTGGATTGAAACACCAACAAATCCAATGTTAAATATTGTTGATATTGCTGCCATATGTCAACTCGCGAAACAACGAAACATCTTAGTTTGTGTTGACAATACCTTCGCTTCACCCTATTTACAAACCCCTTTAGACTTAGGTGCAGATTTAGTATTGCATTCAGCAACAAAATATTTAGGTGGACATTCCGATGTAGTCCATGGTGCAATCATCAGTAAGACCAAAGAATTGTACGAAGCACTTAAATTCATCCAAAATGCCAGTGGGGCCGTTCCAGGTCCGATGGATTGTTTTTTGGTATTGCGAGGCATTAAAACCCTCCATTTAAGAGTTCAACGTTCATGCGACAATGCAAAGCAGATTGCTAATTATTTAGTAAAGCATCCCAAAATCTCTAGAGTCCTTTATCCTGGGTTTGAAGATCATCCGGGACATTTGATAGCCAAAAAACAAATGAATGATTTTGGAGCCATGATTTCATTTGATTTGAAAGATGGTCAATTTGAAACTGCAAAAGGCATCCTTTCAAAAACCAAAATTTTTGCTTGCGCAGAATCCCTTGGAGGGGTGGAATCTTTAATCGGTCATCCCGCCAGCATGACCCATGCTTCAATTCCAAAAGAGGACCGGCTCGCCAATGGGCTCACCGACAGTTTGATACGATTAAGTATAGGCGTGGAAGATGTAAATGATTTGATAGCGGATCTCGATCAAGCCATTTAA
- a CDS encoding succinate dehydrogenase cytochrome b subunit, producing the protein MKWFIDFLFRSSIGRKVVMSLSGIFLMLFLIVHLLGNLQLLRDDQGMQFNLYTYFMTHNPLIKLISYSLYFTIILHSIQGIYLAWVNRKAKGSKYAVSTNTGDSFFAKYMIHLGLLILVFLLIHMYQFWLQMKLGAVPVLKYPGHDHDYQDLYTPVVEVYKNIGYVIFYTVSMIFIAMHLIHGFHSAFQSLGINHKKYNGLIRTLGWLYAILVPLGFAILPIYIYLTQA; encoded by the coding sequence ATGAAATGGTTCATTGATTTTTTATTTCGATCATCGATCGGCCGCAAAGTGGTCATGAGTCTGAGCGGGATCTTTTTAATGCTTTTCCTGATCGTACACTTATTGGGAAATTTGCAATTGCTCAGAGATGATCAAGGCATGCAATTTAATTTGTACACCTATTTTATGACGCATAATCCGCTGATTAAATTGATTTCGTATTCGTTGTATTTTACCATTATACTTCACAGCATTCAGGGAATCTACCTGGCTTGGGTAAATCGAAAAGCCAAAGGAAGTAAGTATGCGGTTTCAACCAATACGGGTGACAGTTTTTTTGCAAAATATATGATTCATTTGGGACTTTTAATTTTAGTCTTTCTGCTGATTCACATGTATCAGTTTTGGTTGCAAATGAAACTGGGTGCTGTTCCTGTATTAAAATATCCTGGCCACGATCATGATTACCAGGATTTATATACTCCGGTTGTTGAAGTGTATAAAAATATTGGGTATGTAATTTTTTATACAGTTTCAATGATATTCATTGCGATGCATTTAATCCATGGATTTCATTCGGCATTTCAATCATTGGGAATTAACCATAAAAAATACAACGGACTCATTCGGACTCTTGGATGGCTATATGCTATTTTAGTTCCATTGGGATTTGCAATTTTACCGATCTATATTTATTTAACGCAGGCTTAA
- a CDS encoding fumarate reductase/succinate dehydrogenase flavoprotein subunit, which translates to MKTIQSKIPEGTLDKKWTSYKSKVPLVSPANKRKIDIIVVGTGLAGAAAAASLGELGYQVHCFTFHDSPRRAHSIAAQGGINAAKNYMNDGDSVYRLFYDTIKGGDYRAREANVYRLAEVSAAIIDQAVAQGVPFAREYGGLLENRSFGGVQVSRTFYARGQTGQQLLIGAYQSLSRQISLGNVKMYNRHEMLELVLIDGKARGIIARNLLNGKLERFGAHCVVLGTGGYGNVFYLSTNAMGSNATAIWKAVRQGAYLANPCFTQIHPTCIPVSGDYQSKLTLMSESLRNDGRVWVPAKKEDAEAIRNGKKSANDILESDRDYFLERRYPAFGNLVPRDVASRAAKVECDKGLGVSPTGLAVYLDFSAAIQRYGKSKAHVLGLHNPDENTIRNLGEKQVEEKYGNLFEMYEKITGENPYKTPMKIYPAVHYTMGGLWVDYNLETNIPGLFATGEANFSDHGANRLGASALMQGLADGYFVLPYTIGNFLSEDIRTAKIDTKDAAFINAEEKVQQRLNQLISIKGNTSVETFHRRLGKIMWDYCGMARNAEGLQKARKLVQELRTDFWKDVFVPGTTNEFNPELEKAGRVADFIELGELMIVDALHRNESCGGHFREEYQTGEGETLRDDENFAYVAAWFWPNLENEPELIKEKLEFENVKIASRSYK; encoded by the coding sequence ATGAAAACCATCCAATCAAAAATACCGGAAGGAACGCTTGATAAGAAATGGACCAGTTATAAATCTAAAGTACCTTTAGTATCACCGGCCAATAAACGTAAAATAGACATCATCGTGGTGGGCACTGGATTGGCAGGAGCTGCAGCAGCAGCCAGTCTGGGTGAATTGGGTTACCAGGTCCATTGTTTTACATTTCATGACAGTCCCAGAAGAGCACACAGCATCGCTGCACAAGGCGGAATCAATGCTGCTAAAAATTATATGAATGATGGAGACAGTGTCTATCGTTTGTTTTATGATACAATCAAGGGTGGGGATTACCGCGCGCGCGAAGCCAATGTGTATCGTTTGGCCGAAGTCAGTGCAGCCATTATAGATCAAGCCGTAGCACAGGGTGTTCCTTTTGCCAGGGAATATGGGGGCTTATTGGAAAACCGCTCATTTGGTGGAGTTCAGGTGAGTCGTACCTTTTATGCAAGAGGACAAACCGGGCAACAATTATTAATTGGCGCTTATCAATCCTTGAGCCGACAAATTTCTTTGGGGAATGTAAAAATGTACAATCGCCATGAAATGTTGGAATTGGTATTAATTGATGGAAAAGCCAGAGGCATCATTGCACGTAATTTATTGAATGGTAAATTAGAACGTTTTGGTGCTCATTGTGTGGTTTTAGGAACGGGCGGTTATGGTAACGTTTTTTACTTATCTACCAACGCCATGGGTTCCAATGCAACTGCAATATGGAAAGCAGTTCGCCAGGGAGCCTATTTAGCGAATCCTTGTTTTACACAAATTCATCCAACGTGTATTCCGGTATCCGGCGATTATCAATCCAAATTGACCTTGATGTCTGAATCGCTTCGAAACGATGGACGCGTTTGGGTACCTGCCAAAAAAGAGGATGCAGAAGCCATTCGAAATGGAAAGAAATCCGCAAATGATATTTTAGAATCGGATCGTGACTATTTTTTAGAACGTCGCTATCCTGCATTTGGAAATTTAGTTCCCAGAGATGTAGCTTCCCGTGCTGCAAAAGTGGAATGTGATAAAGGTTTGGGAGTAAGTCCTACCGGACTTGCTGTTTATCTTGATTTTTCTGCAGCGATCCAGCGGTATGGAAAATCAAAAGCACATGTACTGGGTTTACATAACCCTGATGAAAATACCATAAGAAATTTAGGTGAAAAACAGGTCGAAGAAAAATACGGCAACCTGTTTGAAATGTATGAAAAGATTACCGGCGAAAATCCATATAAAACACCGATGAAAATTTATCCGGCTGTTCATTATACAATGGGTGGATTGTGGGTAGATTATAATTTGGAAACCAATATTCCGGGTTTATTTGCAACCGGAGAAGCCAATTTTTCTGATCATGGTGCCAATCGCCTGGGTGCATCGGCTTTGATGCAGGGACTGGCGGATGGTTATTTCGTGTTGCCTTATACCATTGGTAATTTTTTATCAGAAGATATCCGCACTGCAAAAATTGATACAAAAGATGCTGCATTTATAAATGCAGAAGAAAAAGTTCAGCAACGATTAAATCAACTGATAAGTATAAAAGGAAACACATCTGTAGAAACCTTTCATCGCCGTCTTGGAAAAATTATGTGGGATTATTGCGGCATGGCACGCAACGCAGAAGGATTACAAAAAGCCAGAAAATTGGTTCAGGAATTGCGAACTGATTTTTGGAAAGATGTATTCGTGCCAGGAACAACAAATGAATTTAATCCGGAATTGGAAAAAGCAGGCCGCGTTGCAGATTTTATTGAATTGGGTGAACTGATGATCGTTGATGCTTTGCATCGAAATGAATCTTGCGGTGGACATTTTCGGGAAGAATACCAAACGGGTGAAGGGGAAACCTTACGCGACGATGAAAATTTTGCCTATGTCGCAGCCTGGTTCTGGCCAAATCTCGAAAACGAACCGGAATTAATAAAAGAAAAATTGGAATTTGAAAATGTAAAAATTGCAAGCAGAAGCTATAAGTAA
- a CDS encoding succinate dehydrogenase/fumarate reductase iron-sulfur subunit, which translates to MKLNLKIWRQKNSEAKGAFENYEVLANEHMSFLEMLDVLNEQLIDAKKDPVAFDHDCREGICGACSMVINGRPHGPNGGTTTCQLHMRYFKNGDDIVIEPFRARSFPVVKDLVVDRSAFDRIIQAGGFISVNTGQAQDGNAIPVSREQSSKAFDAAACIGCGACVAACPNGSAMLFTAAKISHLGLLPQGKIEHLRRTQDMVKQMDAEGFGFCSNIGACEAECPKEISLENIARMNRALIQASLSSE; encoded by the coding sequence ATGAAACTTAATTTAAAAATCTGGCGTCAAAAAAATAGTGAAGCAAAAGGTGCTTTTGAAAATTACGAAGTGCTTGCTAATGAGCACATGTCTTTTTTAGAAATGCTGGATGTATTGAATGAACAATTGATTGATGCAAAAAAAGATCCGGTAGCTTTTGATCATGATTGCAGAGAAGGAATTTGTGGAGCTTGCAGTATGGTGATCAATGGAAGACCGCACGGACCAAATGGAGGGACTACAACCTGTCAATTGCATATGCGCTACTTTAAAAATGGAGACGATATTGTCATTGAACCATTTCGTGCGAGGTCGTTTCCGGTAGTCAAGGATTTGGTGGTTGACCGCTCTGCTTTTGATCGCATCATCCAGGCAGGTGGTTTTATATCGGTAAATACCGGTCAGGCACAGGATGGAAATGCGATTCCGGTTTCCAGAGAACAGTCGTCCAAAGCGTTTGATGCGGCTGCTTGTATTGGTTGTGGCGCCTGTGTTGCAGCCTGTCCGAATGGTTCGGCTATGTTGTTTACAGCTGCTAAAATCTCCCATTTGGGATTGTTACCCCAGGGTAAAATCGAACATCTGAGGCGGACGCAAGATATGGTTAAGCAAATGGATGCTGAAGGTTTTGGCTTTTGCAGCAATATTGGAGCATGTGAAGCTGAATGTCCTAAAGAGATCAGCCTTGAAAATATAGCACGGATGAATCGGGCCTTAATTCAGGCAAGTCTTAGTTCTGAGTAG
- a CDS encoding bifunctional hydroxymethylpyrimidine kinase/phosphomethylpyrimidine kinase — MSILTIGSMAFDSIETPFGNAPKVIGGACTYISWAASYWYHDIKLCSIIGDDFPEEEIQALQKRGVNMDGLVRVPGKKSFFWAGKYHQDMNSRDTLTTDLNVLADFDPKLPESYKSSDYIMLGNLTPDIQMAVLDQLTKKPKLIVLDTMNFWMNNSLETLLKVIARVDVLTINDEEARQLSGEHSLVRAAAKIHQMGPAYLVIKKGEHGALLFHNGQIFFAPGLPVADVIDPTGAGDSFAGGMIGYLARTDNTSFVNMKTAIIYGSTMASFCVEDFSLNNLRNLKQEQIHERIRQFEQLSTFDVRELTLATN; from the coding sequence ATGAGCATTCTCACGATTGGAAGTATGGCATTCGACAGCATCGAAACCCCTTTTGGTAATGCCCCTAAAGTCATTGGCGGAGCTTGTACTTATATCAGTTGGGCTGCTTCATACTGGTATCATGACATTAAATTGTGTTCAATTATAGGGGATGATTTTCCGGAGGAAGAAATTCAGGCACTTCAAAAAAGAGGGGTCAATATGGATGGATTGGTGCGGGTGCCTGGCAAAAAGTCTTTTTTTTGGGCTGGAAAATACCATCAGGATATGAACAGCCGGGATACCTTAACCACAGATCTCAATGTATTAGCAGATTTTGATCCGAAACTTCCGGAATCTTATAAATCCAGTGATTACATTATGCTTGGAAATCTGACCCCAGACATCCAAATGGCAGTATTGGATCAATTGACTAAAAAACCGAAACTCATCGTCCTGGATACAATGAATTTTTGGATGAATAATTCCCTGGAAACCCTTTTAAAAGTAATCGCACGGGTCGATGTCCTGACCATTAATGATGAGGAAGCCCGCCAATTGTCCGGTGAACATAGCCTGGTAAGAGCTGCAGCCAAAATTCATCAAATGGGTCCGGCATACCTTGTAATTAAAAAAGGGGAACACGGCGCTTTGTTATTTCACAACGGACAAATATTTTTTGCACCTGGTTTACCGGTCGCTGACGTGATCGATCCCACAGGAGCAGGCGACAGTTTTGCAGGCGGTATGATCGGGTATTTGGCACGGACCGATAATACCAGTTTTGTCAATATGAAAACCGCCATCATCTACGGGTCGACCATGGCTTCGTTTTGTGTGGAAGACTTTAGTCTGAATAACCTCCGTAATTTAAAACAAGAGCAAATTCACGAGAGAATTCGGCAATTTGAGCAACTCTCTACCTTTGATGTTCGTGAACTTACCCTTGCTACTAATTAA
- a CDS encoding helix-turn-helix transcriptional regulator: MKNQLKVFRAIKNMTQDELAKAVSVSRQTIYAIESSKYVPSTILALKLAAIFETAVENVFILEPSDFSNKESF, from the coding sequence ATGAAAAATCAACTGAAAGTATTTCGGGCCATAAAAAATATGACTCAGGATGAATTGGCCAAAGCGGTGTCTGTCAGCAGACAAACGATTTATGCAATAGAATCCTCAAAATATGTTCCATCCACCATATTGGCATTAAAGCTGGCAGCAATTTTTGAAACAGCGGTAGAAAATGTTTTTATCCTAGAACCGTCTGATTTTTCTAACAAAGAGTCATTTTAA